The Rickettsiales bacterium genome has a segment encoding these proteins:
- the rpmG gene encoding 50S ribosomal protein L33, translated as MAKKNTVIVRMESTAGTGYYKIAKKNPKKQQGKMEFNKFDPVARKHVKFVEKKYK; from the coding sequence ATGGCAAAGAAAAACACAGTTATAGTTAGAATGGAAAGCACAGCTGGCACTGGCTATTACAAAATCGCGAAAAAAAATCCTAAAAAGCAACAAGGTAAAATGGAGTTCAATAAATTTGACCCTGTTGCAAGAAAGCATGTTAAATTCGTTGAGAAAAAATATAAATAA
- a CDS encoding SpoIIE family protein phosphatase — protein MYQKILKEQSSLLDLPVLVADDSEISRKISEKYLREAGFRNLHFAKDGKEALDLVKEIYPRILVCDIFMPKLSGFELIKEIRSNPAISDIAILVHTASSNNKDVNDAFINGANDVILKPVQKEEFLTRCTIHLENSTYRKRISEELEKAKFLQASIIPSSEKLNLIKEKVGIETGFIFQPSSELGGDFWSIKILNENQIVIYCVDLTGHGIASAMNTFRVHSLIEENLKADINISEFLHKINNVLCEIMPIGQYATMFFGVIDIAKNTLSFSNAGAPYPMLCKENGEVKNLVSNALPIGANRDTIYSIVTEDFSKNDVLLVFSDALNESVNSQGEFFNEDKISKTLSKVNGSSAQEIADLLFSKFSNYIGKTTFDDDLTINVYKRLK, from the coding sequence ATGTATCAAAAAATTCTCAAAGAGCAATCTAGCTTGCTTGATTTGCCCGTTTTGGTTGCAGACGATAGTGAAATTAGTAGAAAAATTTCTGAAAAATATCTTCGCGAAGCCGGATTTAGAAACCTTCATTTTGCCAAAGATGGTAAGGAAGCACTTGATCTAGTTAAAGAAATATATCCCAGAATTTTGGTCTGCGATATTTTTATGCCTAAACTTTCAGGTTTTGAGCTTATTAAAGAAATTAGAAGTAACCCAGCAATTTCTGATATTGCAATTTTAGTTCATACCGCATCAAGTAATAATAAAGATGTAAATGATGCTTTCATAAATGGTGCTAATGATGTTATTCTAAAACCAGTTCAGAAGGAAGAATTTCTTACAAGATGCACAATCCATCTTGAAAACTCTACCTATAGAAAAAGAATTAGTGAGGAGCTTGAAAAAGCAAAATTCTTACAGGCATCAATTATTCCATCTTCGGAAAAACTAAATTTAATTAAGGAAAAAGTTGGCATTGAAACAGGCTTCATATTTCAACCAAGCTCGGAATTAGGTGGCGATTTTTGGTCAATAAAAATACTGAATGAAAACCAAATTGTTATTTATTGCGTTGATTTGACTGGCCACGGAATAGCCTCTGCGATGAATACTTTTAGGGTTCACAGCCTAATTGAAGAAAATTTGAAAGCAGACATTAATATCTCAGAGTTTTTACATAAAATAAATAATGTCCTTTGTGAAATTATGCCAATTGGGCAATATGCCACTATGTTTTTTGGTGTTATTGATATAGCAAAAAATACACTAAGTTTTTCTAATGCTGGTGCGCCATACCCAATGTTATGTAAAGAAAATGGTGAAGTAAAAAATTTAGTTTCAAACGCATTGCCAATAGGTGCAAATAGAGATACAATATATAGCATTGTTACAGAAGATTTTAGCAAAAATGATGTTTTGCTTGTGTTCAGTGATGCACTTAATGAAAGTGTAAATTCTCAAGGAGAATTCTTTAATGAAGATAAAATAAGCAAAACTCTCTCAAAAGTGAATGGAAGTTCCGCTCAAGAAATTGCTGATTTATTATTCTCAAAATTTTCTAATTATATCGGCAAAACTACCTTTGATGATGACCTTACCATCAATGTTTATAAGAGGTTAAAATAA